The following coding sequences are from one Aliarcobacter skirrowii CCUG 10374 window:
- a CDS encoding endonuclease/exonuclease/phosphatase family protein has product MYKILLILIFSIFLNAQNLKIASYNVENFFDLNKDKSDYKEYIPNSSTQWNQRNFNIKLNNILKVLNDLDADIIALQEIENESLMKLLKKNLPQYSYYSFTKYQNSSVGLGFLSKIPIKSSSSLNVKFSNAIYRPILESTFQIDNIEFKIFNNHWPSKRASENYRIKYAKTLYDRVKTLPNDYDYIILGDLNSNYNEFETFKGDKKLNQTAGLTGINHILKTTVDDKYVVLADILNYNFKVHYNLWLDLKTPLRFSTKFRNQNNTPDNIIIPTALFDNKNLSYILNSFEVFKPNYLFFDNKVYRWQMSNEKISKHKGAGFSDHLPVFAYFSIKKDDTNPISKKDFKHNINLISDLYKKEKLLFPITLEDVTVIYKYEDKAIVKQDNNRAIYIFKDAKNLKIGFNYDIQVNQVYDFYGLKEIKDFNILKEKNEHEDYKKLFLDGFKIDIFDFKYENEIITNLVGTVNNSRLILPNKKSIKLFAKDKTILPKNGAKIELKEAHLASFKGNMQIIIHKTSDYKEIK; this is encoded by the coding sequence TTGTACAAAATTCTTTTAATACTTATTTTTTCTATATTTTTAAACGCTCAAAATTTAAAAATTGCTTCATACAATGTTGAAAACTTTTTTGATTTAAATAAAGACAAAAGTGATTACAAAGAGTATATTCCAAATAGCTCAACACAATGGAATCAAAGAAATTTCAATATAAAACTAAACAATATTTTAAAAGTTTTAAATGATTTAGATGCTGATATTATAGCTTTACAAGAGATAGAAAATGAGAGTTTAATGAAACTTTTGAAAAAAAATCTTCCACAATATAGCTATTATAGTTTTACAAAATATCAAAACTCATCTGTTGGGCTTGGTTTTTTATCAAAAATTCCTATAAAAAGTAGCTCAAGTTTAAATGTAAAATTCTCAAATGCAATATATAGACCTATTTTAGAATCAACTTTTCAAATAGATAATATTGAATTTAAAATATTTAATAATCACTGGCCTTCAAAAAGAGCTAGTGAAAACTATAGAATAAAATATGCAAAAACTCTATACGATAGAGTAAAAACTCTTCCAAATGATTACGATTATATAATTTTGGGAGATTTAAATAGCAACTACAATGAGTTTGAAACTTTTAAAGGTGATAAAAAACTAAATCAAACAGCAGGACTTACAGGAATAAACCATATATTAAAAACTACAGTTGATGACAAATATGTAGTTTTAGCTGATATTTTAAATTATAATTTCAAAGTTCACTACAATCTTTGGTTGGATTTAAAAACTCCTCTTAGATTCTCTACAAAATTTAGAAACCAAAATAATACTCCTGATAACATAATTATCCCAACAGCTCTTTTTGATAATAAAAATTTATCATATATTTTAAACTCTTTTGAAGTTTTTAAACCAAATTATCTATTTTTTGATAACAAAGTTTATAGATGGCAGATGAGTAATGAAAAAATTTCAAAGCATAAAGGTGCTGGATTTTCAGACCATCTTCCTGTTTTTGCATATTTTTCTATAAAAAAAGATGACACAAATCCAATTTCAAAAAAAGATTTTAAACACAATATAAATTTGATTTCTGATCTATATAAAAAAGAGAAACTCCTATTTCCAATAACATTAGAAGATGTTACTGTAATTTATAAATATGAAGATAAAGCTATTGTAAAACAAGATAACAATAGAGCTATATATATTTTTAAAGATGCTAAAAATTTAAAAATAGGTTTTAATTATGACATTCAAGTAAATCAAGTGTATGATTTTTATGGATTAAAAGAGATAAAAGATTTTAATATTTTAAAAGAAAAAAATGAGCATGAAGATTACAAAAAACTATTTTTAGATGGTTTTAAAATAGATATTTTTGATTTTAAATATGAAAATGAGATTATTACAAACTTAGTTGGTACTGTAAATAATTCAAGACTGATTTTACCAAATAAAAAATCAATAAAACTATTTGCAAAAGATAAAACAATTTTGCCAAAAAATGGTGCAAAAATAGAGTTAAAAGAGGCTCATTTAGCATCATTTAAAGGTAATATGCAAATAATTATTCATAAAACTAGCGATTATAAAGAGATAAAATGA
- a CDS encoding Fur family transcriptional regulator, with amino-acid sequence MINTTALLKNYDLKVTPQRIAIIEELYKNGHMNIDDLYKKLLDRFPSVSLATIYKNINSMVEKLFLSEVKIPNAKTVYELSKNEHAHLVCSNCKAVMDIELDSSDISKQISNLNNFKVNQTDIILSGICQKCS; translated from the coding sequence ATGATTAATACAACAGCACTATTAAAAAACTATGATTTAAAAGTAACTCCTCAAAGAATTGCTATTATTGAAGAGTTATATAAAAATGGACATATGAATATAGATGATTTATACAAAAAATTACTTGATAGATTTCCATCTGTGTCACTAGCAACAATTTACAAAAATATAAACTCAATGGTTGAAAAACTTTTTTTAAGTGAAGTTAAAATACCAAATGCAAAAACAGTTTATGAGTTATCAAAAAATGAGCACGCTCACTTAGTTTGTTCAAATTGTAAAGCTGTTATGGATATAGAGTTAGATTCAAGTGATATTTCAAAACAAATCTCAAATTTAAATAATTTTAAAGTAAATCAAACTGATATTATTTTAAGTGGTATTTGCCAAAAATGCTCTTAA
- the ybeY gene encoding rRNA maturation RNase YbeY, producing MIDLDNQTNFDVDLQSLEKIASTLTSKDIELLIVDNKTIQEINKEHRQKDEPTDVLSFPMEFNFPNMPLGSIIISIDFVKDKSKEYSHKEEEELSLLFIHGILHLLGFDHEVDNGEHRQKEEELIKLFNLPSSLIVRNS from the coding sequence ATGATAGATTTAGATAATCAAACTAATTTTGATGTAGATTTGCAGAGTTTAGAAAAAATAGCATCAACTTTAACTTCAAAAGATATAGAGCTTTTAATTGTTGATAACAAAACTATTCAAGAGATTAATAAAGAGCATAGACAAAAAGATGAACCAACAGATGTTTTAAGTTTTCCAATGGAGTTTAACTTTCCTAATATGCCATTAGGTTCAATAATAATTTCAATTGATTTTGTAAAAGATAAATCAAAAGAGTACAGTCACAAAGAGGAAGAAGAGTTAAGTTTACTATTTATTCACGGAATTTTGCATCTTTTAGGATTTGATCATGAAGTTGATAATGGAGAGCATAGACAAAAAGAGGAAGAACTTATAAAGTTATTTAATCTTCCATCTAGTTTAATTGTGAGAAACTCTTAA